In Deltaproteobacteria bacterium, the following proteins share a genomic window:
- a CDS encoding carbon-nitrogen family hydrolase, protein MPVSPFLAAALQFRVDVADVPSNRERAVRLIEEAAGRGAHLCVLPEMWSTGFAEERLLPLSRTTPEVLHELRSLAARLKVVVAGSLPERVGRGVYNTLYVVNATGVVTGEYRKAHLFSPSGEDRWFRRGVSAGVIPTDAGTVGPLICYDLRFPELSRKYFLDGAGVLCVSSQWPSARRAHWRILTVARAVESQAYVVAANAVGPSGPFRYAGDSVIVSPDGERLASVGEEEGMALATIDPAVVLETRRRIPCLADRNTRAYRKTRRPA, encoded by the coding sequence ATGCCCGTCTCGCCGTTCCTCGCCGCCGCGCTGCAGTTCCGAGTCGACGTAGCCGACGTTCCCTCGAACCGGGAGCGTGCGGTTCGCCTCATCGAGGAGGCCGCGGGGCGGGGCGCACACCTTTGCGTGCTGCCGGAAATGTGGAGCACGGGGTTCGCGGAGGAACGCCTTCTCCCGCTCTCCCGGACGACCCCGGAGGTCCTCCACGAACTTCGATCGCTTGCCGCGCGACTCAAGGTGGTCGTCGCGGGATCCCTTCCGGAACGGGTCGGGCGCGGAGTGTACAACACCCTCTACGTCGTCAACGCCACGGGCGTCGTCACCGGCGAGTACCGGAAGGCGCACCTGTTCTCCCCCTCGGGGGAGGACCGCTGGTTCCGGAGGGGTGTCTCCGCGGGCGTCATCCCCACGGACGCGGGGACCGTGGGCCCCCTCATCTGCTACGACCTCCGGTTTCCGGAACTTTCCCGGAAATATTTCCTCGACGGGGCGGGAGTTCTGTGCGTGTCGTCCCAGTGGCCTTCGGCCCGGCGCGCCCATTGGCGGATCCTCACGGTCGCCCGGGCGGTCGAAAGCCAGGCGTACGTCGTCGCGGCAAACGCCGTCGGACCGTCGGGCCCGTTCCGCTACGCGGGCGACTCGGTGATCGTCTCCCCCGACGGCGAACGCCTCGCATCGGTCGGGGAGGAGGAAGGAATGGCCCTGGCGACGATCGACCCGGCCGTCGTCCTGGAAACCCGAAGGAGGATCCCATGCCTCGCGGACCGGAACACCCGGGCATACCGGAAGACCCGTCGGCCCGCGTGA